GTTTGGTTGTTGCGGTCCTGGTTTACGGTTGTGCGTCAAGTCCTGACAAAGGGACTGTCTCTAAAGAGGGCGAGATTGAACGGGAATGGGTTGAGCAGGGTGTGACAAAGAATTTTATCTTTGCACGTGGTATCGGTGCGGCTGACCAGACACTTGAAAACAAAACACAGAAAATGGCAACATCACGGAATTCGGCAATTGTCAACGCCCAGTACAATATGCTTTCGGTGGTTAAAGGTGTCCAGTTAGAAGGTGGAATCACAGTTGAGAAAGCAATTGAAACTGATTCTATGTTAGCAACAAGTATTGACGCTAACATAAAAAGTGCTCAGGTTGTAAGAAGCGAATGGACTGCTGATGATGGCTGTGTTGTTGTTCTTCGGCTTTCTAAAAAAGCGCTGAGAGATATGGGCTTGAAAATAGTTGAATAACAATCTGTTTTAATACACAATACTCATCGGAAATATATGACAAATGTCATATAACATTTGTTAGAGAGGTTTTTGTTTATGAGAAAACATTATTTCCTTTTTTACCTTTTACCTTTTACCTTTTACCTTTTACCTGCCTTTACCGGTTGTGCATCAACAAAACCACAGATAAAAGCAACTGCACCAAACACCGAAGTGGTTGAAGCCGAAGGTATGGCACCTATTGTGAATAACAACATTACAGGTGCCAAAAACACAGCATTGCATGATGCCCTAAAAAATGCGCTCGGGCTTGTAATAGGTGTGTATGTTTCACAGGAAGCGCTTGTTTCTAAAGCGATGCTAATTGAGGATAACATCACCTCACAGACAGAGGGCTACATAGAAAAATATGATGTTTTGAAAGAATGGCGAGAAGGTGATTTTTATAAAACAAAAGTCAAAGCGCTTGTCCGAAAAGAAGACCTTTCTGCGAAACTGAAATCACTGGAACTTGAGCCAAAAAAACTTGGTAATCCAGTAGTTGCTTTTTCAATTGACGAAATTATTGATGGGCATCCTTCAAACACCAAATATGCAGAATCGGAACTGAAAGGGAAGTTTGTTGATGCCGGCTTTGTGGTCTCGGAAGCAACCAAATCAGATATTATTGTAGAAGGCAAAGCAGAGTCAAGTTTCAATACTGACCAAGGGCTTGGCGGTATGGTTTCTTATCGGGCAACTGTCTCCATCAAGGTGAAAAAAACGGGTTCGGCTGATATTATCGCATCACCATCACCTGCGACAATTGGCGGGATTGATGTCAACAGACCGAACGCTGCAAAATCATCAATAGTTAATGGTACAAAAAAACTTGCCGAGGGATTGCCTGATGTAGTGCTTAAATTTCTTAAAGAACGGTCAACCGTTCGGCTTACAGTTTCAAATCTGCCTAACCTGAATAAACTGAATGATTTTACAAAATCGGTTCGTGCTTTGCTTGAGGTTCGGGATTGCTGGGTGCGCGATTTTTCAAATGGTGTTGCTTCACTGGATTTAGACCTCAAAAGAGGAGCCGCTGCTGATGTTGCTAAACGGCTTGAACAAAGTCAAACCTTTTCAATAAAAGTAACAAACCTTGGTGCTTACAATATAGAAGCCGAAATAAAATAGTATATTTTTTAATTAATAATGTTTTCAAAATGAGTAGGAAAACTGTTAAACTATCTGGAAATTTAGATATTGGTAAGATGGAGGAAATTCTTTATGCCGGAATGGAAATTATAACATGTAAAGAAGAATTGAGTATTGATTTATCAGAAGTGACCTTTATTCGTCCTATTGCATTAACCGTTCTTGCTTCAACAATATATCAAGTCAGAACATTCGGAACCAAATTAACAGTTGTTTTACCAACCCCAAAAGATACGCTTAGTTACATAAATAGTATTGGCTTTCAAAATTTTTTGGAAGGCAAGCAAAAGGAACCCTCGGATTATAGAAGTTATGTGCCTCTGTATCATTTAAATGCAAATAAACCGCAATTTGTAGATTTATTAATAAATTTCATTCAACGTGAAGGTATTGATGATAAAACGTCTTACATAATAAGATTAGGTATAAATGAGTTAATACAAAATGTTTTTGACCATGCTAAATCGCAAGTCGGATGTTTTATGTGTTCGCAATCATATAGACAGAAAAAATATATAAGAACAGCTATGGTGGATTTGGGTGTGGGTATTCCTGCAAATGCCAGAACTATTTCGCGGTTCAAAAATTCAGCTGATGACCAAATTCTTTTAGCTGCAACAAATGGAGAGATAACTACTCGTCACAATATTCCAGGTGCCAAGGGACTTAAAATGTTGTGTGAAATAATTACGGAAAACCGAGGTAATATTTGTATTTTTTCTCATAAAGGACGTTTTACTGCTGATGTAGATAAAAGAATTGCTAAAGTGAAAGAAGTTTTTTTTCATGGGACAGGCATTGAATTCAAATTGCCATATCTTTTAAGTGATGCACAATCTGTAGGGTTTGGATTTAAAGAGATTATTGAAGGAGAATTATAATTTATGAATAAAAACAGTAAATCACAATTAACACTCCGTATCCCCACACGAGTTTCTAATTTTAGAAAAGAAGGAGCATATTTTAGAAATGAGTTTATTATTAAGCAATGGAATAAGGTTGATAGATTTATATTTGATTTTGAAAATAGACCTATAGCTTCAGTATCATTTCTGGATGAAGCATTCGCTAAATTGTTTTTAGAATTTAGGCCTGAAGAAGTAATTCGCAAACTTTATAGATTTGAAAGGATGTCATCTATGGATAAAGAATTGTTAAAAGAGGTAATTAATACTAGATTAACTGAAGCAAAATTGAAAAACAAGTAAAAAAAAGTGCCGGTGTATCTCAGCGGTAGTGCAGCGGTTTTGTTGTAGTACCGTTAAGCACCATCTGCCGAGGTAGCTCAATGGTAGAGCAACGGTTTTGTAAACCGTAGGTTGTGGGTTCGACTCCCGTCCTCGGCTAATAGATGGTGCGGGATAAACCGAAAGATTTTAATTTTTGTAATTTTTCGTAGTTTTTCTAATCTTTCTAATTTTTCTTAATTTAATCCAGTCAAAAGAAGTTTCTATGCAATTCTGTGGCTTAATTTATTTTTTGCGGGTGTTGCATAGTGGTAATGCCGAAGCCTTCCAAGCTTCTGATGTGGGTTCGATTCCCATCGCCCGCTTTTTTTAGTATTATTTTTATGAAAAAACAGATATTAGATAATCGGTACTTAATTCTTAAGCAAATAGGTTTGCCAGGTGGTTTTGGCACGGTCTATAAAGCCAGAGATATAATACTTGAAAAATTAGTTGCTGTAAAAAAATTACATGAAGAACTTTCTAATGATGCAAAATTTTTGGATATGTTTCGTAAGGAAGCGATTATTACTGCCAGTCTTGAACATGAAAATATTGTTCGGGTTATTGATTATCGCAAAACCTCTGATGAAACTTACTACATAATTATGGATTATGTAAAAGGAAATGATTTACGGCATGTTCTTAAACGCTGTGTTGAAAAAAACAAAAAATTGCCGGTTGAATTGAGTGCATCTATTGTTGCTAAAGTTTTAAGTGCGTTAGACTACGCCCACGCCCTAAAAAATGAGGCGGGTGAACCATATAACATTGTGCATAGAGATGTTTCACCAGGCAATATCATGCTTTGCTTTGATGGTAAAGTTAAACTTACAGATTTTGGCATTGCTAAGGCGGCACTAAAAGGGACAGAAAAAACCAGAACTGGTGTATTAAAAGGAAAAATACCGTATATGTCTCCTGAACAAGCAGAAGGCAAAATACAACTTGATAAACGCTCTGATATTTTTTCATTAGGTATAATCCTATATGAATTGTTAACTAACAAAAGATTGTTTGAAGGAGATACAGATTTAGATATTTGGCAAAAAGTTAGAACTTGTAAGTTTGATTTAAAACCGCTGGAAGAAAGTAAGGTTCCTGATGATTTGAAAAACATAGTGTTAAAAGCTCTTCAAAAGGATTTAGATAAAAGATATCAACTTGCAAAAGAGATGTTCATTGACATATGGAAATATGTGAGTATCCGGAAATATGGGCATCGTGAAGAAGATTTAAGAGATTCTCTTGTTGATTTATTAGCCGTAGAAATACAACATGAACAAGAAGATGCAAAATTAGAAAATATAGAACTTGATGCAATAGCAGAAGAAGCAGAAAAAGTTGAAACGACAGAAGGAATAGTTATACCCAGCAAAGAAAAGGTTCTCCCAGAAAAACCTCCAGAAAAAGAAAAAAGAAAAGAAATAGTTATAGAACATCCTGAAGCACCTGAGTCTAGAGAGGTAAAGACAGTTTTTGATTTCGTGCTTGATACTGCTAAAAAATATAGAAAAATTTTTGTGATAACAAGTATATGTCTATTTGTAGGATTGATATTTTATTGTGTAGCGGATATCTATTTTCAGTTTACAAGATTTGGCATTTATTTGCA
This region of Elusimicrobiota bacterium genomic DNA includes:
- a CDS encoding DUF4325 domain-containing protein yields the protein MNKNSKSQLTLRIPTRVSNFRKEGAYFRNEFIIKQWNKVDRFIFDFENRPIASVSFLDEAFAKLFLEFRPEEVIRKLYRFERMSSMDKELLKEVINTRLTEAKLKNK
- a CDS encoding serine/threonine-protein kinase → MKKQILDNRYLILKQIGLPGGFGTVYKARDIILEKLVAVKKLHEELSNDAKFLDMFRKEAIITASLEHENIVRVIDYRKTSDETYYIIMDYVKGNDLRHVLKRCVEKNKKLPVELSASIVAKVLSALDYAHALKNEAGEPYNIVHRDVSPGNIMLCFDGKVKLTDFGIAKAALKGTEKTRTGVLKGKIPYMSPEQAEGKIQLDKRSDIFSLGIILYELLTNKRLFEGDTDLDIWQKVRTCKFDLKPLEESKVPDDLKNIVLKALQKDLDKRYQLAKEMFIDIWKYVSIRKYGHREEDLRDSLVDLLAVEIQHEQEDAKLENIELDAIAEEAEKVETTEGIVIPSKEKVLPEKPPEKEKRKEIVIEHPEAPESREVKTVFDFVLDTAKKYRKIFVITSICLFVGLIFYCVADIYFQFTRFGIYLHQRIWPPTVIVKTIPPDALLTITSPSGEAIFKGITKSDCSLANFPFL